The Mesobacillus jeotgali genome window below encodes:
- a CDS encoding arylamine N-acetyltransferase, giving the protein MKDLNRKFRERINFPIDNPITLENVDDLLEKTASSLPFENLCTLSGDLNNLSDSYLFEKVIERGEGGLCYDLNGILYLFLKENGLDVQLVRGSVYIPDLKGFSPTGRTHAAILLNDDGERYLVDTGFGGNLPLRPVPMDGSVIHSPNGEFRVKKEDSEFGDYFFEMKLKYKDLDWRIGYAFDSREPVENVSDLSEMKNIITEHPQSPFNKKPLLTRVTSDGSMVLTETSFTHWTEDGVRKEEINADRYRELAKEFYNIDIK; this is encoded by the coding sequence ATGAAGGATTTAAACCGTAAGTTCCGTGAGCGAATAAACTTTCCTATAGATAACCCGATTACTCTTGAGAACGTCGATGACCTTCTGGAAAAAACTGCATCCTCTTTGCCGTTTGAAAACTTATGTACACTTTCGGGTGACCTGAATAATCTAAGTGACAGTTATTTGTTTGAAAAAGTTATAGAAAGAGGAGAAGGCGGTCTCTGCTATGACCTGAACGGCATCCTCTATTTGTTTTTAAAAGAGAATGGGCTTGATGTCCAGTTGGTCCGCGGTTCTGTCTACATACCGGACTTAAAAGGCTTCAGTCCAACGGGCAGGACGCATGCGGCGATTTTACTGAATGACGATGGGGAAAGGTACTTGGTTGATACTGGCTTTGGCGGAAATTTGCCTTTAAGGCCGGTGCCGATGGATGGGTCTGTTATACATTCTCCGAACGGTGAGTTCCGCGTGAAAAAAGAAGATAGTGAATTCGGAGATTACTTTTTCGAGATGAAGTTGAAGTATAAGGATCTTGATTGGAGAATTGGTTACGCTTTTGATTCCAGAGAGCCTGTGGAGAATGTCAGCGATTTATCCGAAATGAAGAACATCATTACGGAGCATCCGCAGTCTCCATTTAATAAGAAGCCATTGCTGACAAGGGTGACGTCCGATGGAAGCATGGTGCTGACGGAAACCAGTTTTACTCATTGGACGGAAGATGGAGTTCGGAAAGAGGAAATAAACGCTGATCGTTACAGGGAATTGGCGAAAGAATTCTATAACATTGATATTAAATGA
- a CDS encoding EcsC family protein, with protein sequence MGMDSKEFLLNELKEIENWEKDQKGLWFWEKLTRLPFKMLDRFTPKFIQEKVGLLLDELGSYIQTGGQYLTSEKSVFNYIEKKTGRRIGQLSDLENVSVEEMKKTSLALGEQRKKAATIQGASTGIGGIFTLAIDIPAVLALSLKTLQDIAIIHGFDPNDKKERVFIIKCLQFSSADVVGKQAILNELTDFNNESKSREVISQLQGWREVTLTYTESFGWKKLLQMVPVAGIVFGAFANRSMVSDLAETATMLYQKRRILERLDHAGTQEMDL encoded by the coding sequence TTGGGCATGGATTCAAAAGAATTCCTACTGAATGAATTGAAAGAAATTGAAAATTGGGAGAAGGACCAGAAGGGTTTATGGTTTTGGGAGAAGCTGACCCGTCTGCCTTTCAAGATGCTTGACCGGTTCACGCCAAAGTTCATCCAGGAAAAGGTCGGCCTCTTGCTGGATGAGCTCGGCAGCTATATTCAAACCGGCGGACAGTATTTAACAAGTGAGAAATCAGTATTCAATTATATTGAAAAAAAGACCGGCAGAAGAATTGGCCAGCTCTCGGATCTGGAAAATGTTTCTGTAGAAGAAATGAAGAAGACTTCGCTGGCACTGGGTGAGCAGCGGAAGAAAGCAGCTACGATCCAGGGAGCAAGTACAGGTATTGGGGGGATTTTCACCCTGGCGATCGATATTCCGGCAGTTCTGGCCCTCTCCTTAAAAACACTACAGGATATCGCAATCATCCATGGATTTGACCCGAATGACAAAAAGGAACGAGTCTTCATTATCAAGTGCCTGCAGTTTTCTTCGGCAGACGTGGTTGGAAAGCAGGCAATCCTGAATGAACTGACTGATTTTAACAACGAAAGTAAATCACGGGAAGTCATTTCCCAATTGCAAGGCTGGCGTGAAGTGACATTGACCTACACCGAATCCTTCGGCTGGAAAAAGCTGCTCCAGATGGTGCCGGTAGCCGGGATTGTGTTTGGCGCCTTCGCCAATCGATCCATGGTGAGCGACCTGGCAGAAACGGCGACGATGCTCTATCAGAAGAGACGGATTTTGGAGAGGCTGGATCATGCGGGAACTCAGGAAATGGATTTATAG
- a CDS encoding acyltransferase: MEILGVQILSYSRPIMQRNYAIDFIKFFAILAVVIIHTFPSNDQQGYFVLDNLSRFAVPFFFVASGYLFSLKVIDNPQSFAYFKKYVTKILKIYVSWLIFYASYDVIRILLTDGNVKAELAKYKENLTVLNLFYYGQGTSGYQLWFVISLVWSIVILYLFYRLKRIRLLLVIAFCLNLLGLFGQSYSVFDELPVSTTRAALYISLFYIVMGFWLASVHTWRKYSARTYFYLFCIFTILQVIEGLWLQKGLESKHGEYFFSTIFLTLFLFLYALSKPHLGKNLLITKIGGNSLGSYAIHIFFIDIVDVLFSKIGLDQSTHNLLQNLVDAFLVFVLSYLSYHFLQKIKISLKKNRA; this comes from the coding sequence GTGGAAATACTAGGAGTACAAATCCTTTCCTATTCGAGGCCAATCATGCAGCGCAACTACGCAATCGACTTTATCAAATTTTTTGCCATACTGGCAGTTGTCATCATTCATACATTCCCCAGCAATGACCAGCAGGGTTATTTCGTTCTTGATAACCTTTCAAGATTCGCTGTTCCTTTTTTCTTTGTCGCTTCAGGCTATCTGTTCAGTCTAAAGGTGATTGATAATCCCCAGTCCTTCGCTTATTTCAAAAAATATGTCACAAAAATCCTGAAGATTTATGTTAGCTGGCTCATATTCTATGCGAGTTATGATGTAATAAGGATTTTATTGACGGATGGAAACGTTAAAGCCGAACTAGCCAAATACAAGGAAAACCTGACTGTTCTTAATCTCTTCTATTACGGTCAGGGAACGAGCGGGTATCAGCTGTGGTTCGTCATTTCACTGGTATGGAGCATCGTGATTTTATATCTCTTTTACAGGTTAAAAAGAATAAGGCTTCTTTTGGTGATCGCCTTTTGTTTGAATCTACTCGGTCTTTTCGGCCAGTCTTATTCTGTATTTGATGAGCTGCCAGTCAGCACAACCCGGGCTGCTCTATATATCAGCCTGTTCTATATAGTGATGGGATTCTGGCTTGCTTCGGTACACACCTGGCGAAAATATAGTGCCCGGACCTACTTCTACTTGTTTTGTATCTTTACGATCTTACAGGTTATAGAAGGGCTCTGGCTTCAGAAGGGGTTGGAGTCAAAACATGGTGAATACTTCTTTTCGACCATCTTCCTTACCCTATTTCTGTTCCTTTACGCCCTAAGTAAACCCCATCTCGGCAAAAACTTGTTGATCACCAAAATTGGCGGAAACTCTCTCGGCAGTTATGCCATTCATATATTTTTTATTGATATAGTGGATGTCTTGTTTTCAAAAATTGGCTTGGATCAAAGTACACATAACTTACTACAGAACTTGGTGGATGCGTTTCTTGTCTTTGTTTTGTCGTATCTTTCATATCACTTTCTACAGAAGATTAAGATATCACTAAAAAAGAATAGAGCCTGA
- a CDS encoding pullulanase, producing MRKSTKRSFSIFMTAIMILSLWLPFIPVHQANAEGSTVTSETDRKVRFTYIREDQNFGQWNIWTWNTGVQDGQVDFTTKEGSKAVVDIPVGPDTAQMGFVLRSAPNWDDGTQKEFGDRFINVSKNDSITKAFITSGVEQIRIVPDGSAPVVENGNATFYYRDKDLFANDAMNTIEKVELKFNNETIEMTYEPENERFVTSYDNIPDGTNEYTFLVTKDGATNEVTDPYNTVDGKSTITHTNTDLTVSGSVQPEEIDYNQNAVLTVNVEGLADAIEVRKITADVSALGGSKALEVDPALGKVTIAVDDNVTAGTKTIPLTVTDSFGNAHNGSATVSVKTRQSVGENDFDWDESIIYFMLTDRFFDGDSTNNDPYGLNYDTSDRGTYQGGDFKGITEKLDYLDELGVNTIWISPVVENVKHNVRYKDGDPSYYGYHGYWASNFGELNPHFGSMQDFHNLIDAAHDRGIKIMVDVVLNHTGYGLKDIDGSEENQPAGYPTDAERSTFSSLLRQGSSEEVGSDEVVGELAGLPDFKTEDPEVRQQIIEWQTDWIEKATTDNGNTIDYFRVDTVKHVEDATWKAFKNAITEKMPEHKMIGEAWGASAKDNYGYLESGMMDSLLDFDFNNIAHSFVNGNLNAANDALVSRNEKIDNTATLGQFLGSHDENGFLFDAGNDEGKLKVAASLQATAKGQPVIYYGEELGQSGANNYPQYDNRYDLAWDQVEGNDVLEHYKKILNFRGDHSEVFAKGERATIAGSDTDQYLLFARNYGNENAYVGLNIADSAKEVTLTVDGENPVVTDHYSGETYTVSAGKVTLTIPAKADGGTVLLTVEGGTITPAEDGDDNGDGSGDGTVEPIPANHVRIHYKRDDNNYENFGAWLWNDVASPSGNWPLGATRFEKTDSYGAYIDVELKEGAKNIGFLVMDVTKGDAGKDGGDKGFTITSPEINEIFIKQGDDKVYTYEPVNLPENTVRVHYVRDNADYENFGLWNWGDVAAPSDGWPTGAASFSGTDRYGAYVDIKLKENAKTIGMITLNKTNGDKDGGDKSFNLLDRYNHVWVKQGDDNVYVSPYWEQATGLTSAEVISEDTILLSFTMTDGLTAEDLKSKLEIKDADGTSVEIESVKIAGDKKVEVKAQFDLEKLPLSITYSGRTVSASSGWRMLDEMFAYEGNDLGATYKNGAATVKLWAPKASKVVANFFNKDNAAEQIGSIELTKGEKGVWFANIEPGDLDVTDLKGYFYQYEVTNDGVTKKVLDPYAKSMAAFTVNTKGEAGPDGDTVGKAAIVDMSGTDPEDFDHAKIKGYEKREDAVIYEVHVRDFTSDPSIEGELNARWGSYNAFVDKLDYIKKLGVTHVQLLPVMAWYYGDETKMGQRELDYSAGGNEYNWGYDPHSYFSPDGAYSEDATDPELRVKELKMMIDAIHDAGMGVVLDVVYTHMAQASQLNDIVPNYYAFQDAQGNFLGGFGNNLATSHKMAEKLMVDSVKYWFEEYKIDGMRFDMMGDATYPAVQNAYDAAASVNPDALFIGEGWRTFAGHIAEPELAGMGADQDWMDKTDDVGVFSDEIRNELKSGFGSEGEPRFLTGGPRDINTIFNNIKGQPGNTADDDPGDMVQYIAAHDNLPLYDVIAQSIKKDPAKPEINLEIHKRIRLGNSLILTSQGTAFLHAGQEYGRTKQWKADGVPEQKYHELKDEQGNPFGYFIHDSYDSSDAINMFDWQKATNKKEYSVNTTTQAYTQGLIELRKSTNAFRLGEMELVDQNVSLLDLPEIKDTDLVIAYENVSTDNTGTYYVFVNADTKARTLTLSDLDFSKAKVLVDNDEAGKTPVSKPTGFKLSNGKLTLDPLTTVVIKVDEKGKKKGQKK from the coding sequence ATGAGAAAAAGCACAAAACGCAGTTTTTCTATTTTCATGACAGCGATCATGATCCTGAGCTTATGGCTCCCTTTTATACCTGTACATCAGGCTAATGCTGAAGGAAGTACTGTAACCTCTGAGACTGATCGCAAAGTGCGCTTTACTTACATCCGGGAAGACCAGAATTTTGGTCAATGGAATATATGGACATGGAATACAGGTGTACAGGATGGCCAGGTTGATTTTACAACAAAGGAAGGCAGCAAAGCCGTAGTTGATATCCCCGTTGGCCCTGATACTGCACAGATGGGATTTGTCTTGCGAAGTGCACCAAATTGGGATGATGGAACCCAAAAGGAATTTGGAGACCGTTTTATCAACGTCAGCAAAAATGATTCCATAACAAAAGCATTCATCACTAGTGGTGTAGAACAAATTCGCATCGTTCCCGACGGATCAGCTCCAGTCGTTGAAAATGGGAACGCTACTTTCTATTATCGTGATAAAGACCTTTTCGCAAATGATGCGATGAACACAATTGAAAAAGTAGAATTGAAGTTCAATAACGAAACAATCGAAATGACTTATGAGCCAGAGAATGAGAGATTCGTAACCTCTTATGACAACATTCCGGATGGCACAAATGAATATACCTTCCTTGTTACAAAGGATGGCGCTACGAATGAAGTAACAGATCCTTACAACACCGTTGATGGCAAGTCGACGATTACTCACACAAACACTGATTTAACTGTTTCCGGTTCTGTTCAGCCGGAAGAAATTGATTACAACCAAAATGCTGTTTTGACGGTAAATGTGGAAGGCCTGGCAGATGCCATTGAAGTCAGGAAGATTACTGCTGACGTTTCCGCACTTGGCGGATCGAAGGCTCTTGAGGTCGACCCAGCGCTAGGAAAAGTAACGATTGCAGTCGATGACAATGTCACAGCAGGCACTAAAACGATTCCGTTAACCGTGACAGATTCTTTTGGCAATGCCCATAATGGCTCAGCTACTGTCTCGGTAAAAACCAGACAATCCGTCGGCGAAAATGACTTTGACTGGGATGAGTCAATCATTTACTTCATGCTGACAGACCGTTTCTTTGATGGGGATTCCACTAATAACGATCCTTATGGATTAAACTATGACACTTCTGACCGCGGTACGTACCAAGGTGGCGATTTTAAAGGAATCACTGAAAAATTGGACTACTTAGACGAGTTGGGTGTTAATACGATCTGGATCAGCCCGGTTGTTGAAAATGTTAAGCACAATGTCCGCTACAAAGATGGTGATCCTTCTTATTATGGATATCATGGATACTGGGCAAGCAATTTTGGTGAATTGAATCCTCATTTCGGTTCCATGCAAGACTTCCATAACCTGATTGACGCGGCGCATGATCGCGGCATCAAAATCATGGTTGACGTGGTATTGAACCATACCGGTTATGGTTTAAAAGACATTGATGGTTCTGAGGAAAATCAACCAGCTGGATATCCAACAGATGCTGAGCGCAGCACTTTCAGCAGCCTTCTTCGCCAAGGTTCAAGTGAAGAAGTTGGATCTGATGAAGTTGTTGGCGAATTAGCTGGCCTGCCTGACTTCAAGACAGAAGATCCAGAAGTACGTCAGCAAATCATCGAATGGCAAACAGACTGGATTGAAAAAGCGACAACTGATAATGGCAACACAATCGACTACTTCCGTGTCGACACAGTAAAGCACGTGGAAGACGCAACTTGGAAAGCATTCAAGAATGCAATCACTGAAAAAATGCCTGAACACAAGATGATTGGTGAGGCTTGGGGAGCTAGTGCAAAAGACAATTATGGCTACCTTGAATCAGGTATGATGGACTCCCTGCTCGACTTTGACTTTAACAATATTGCCCATTCCTTTGTAAATGGAAATCTGAATGCTGCTAATGATGCTTTAGTATCACGTAATGAGAAAATCGATAACACCGCAACTTTGGGTCAGTTCCTGGGAAGCCACGATGAAAATGGATTCCTTTTCGATGCGGGAAATGACGAAGGCAAACTGAAAGTGGCTGCTTCCCTTCAGGCTACAGCTAAAGGCCAACCAGTCATTTATTACGGTGAAGAACTTGGACAATCTGGAGCAAACAATTATCCACAATACGATAATCGTTATGATCTGGCATGGGACCAAGTTGAAGGCAATGATGTCCTTGAACATTACAAAAAGATTCTGAACTTCAGAGGCGATCATTCTGAAGTGTTCGCAAAAGGTGAGCGTGCTACAATCGCTGGATCAGACACTGATCAATATCTACTTTTTGCCAGAAATTACGGAAATGAAAACGCATATGTAGGATTGAACATCGCTGATAGCGCAAAAGAAGTAACACTTACGGTTGATGGTGAAAACCCAGTGGTCACAGACCATTATTCTGGCGAAACCTACACTGTATCAGCTGGGAAAGTGACCTTGACAATCCCTGCAAAAGCTGATGGCGGAACAGTTTTACTTACAGTTGAAGGCGGAACTATTACACCAGCCGAAGACGGTGATGACAATGGCGATGGGAGCGGAGATGGAACGGTTGAGCCAATCCCTGCGAATCATGTCCGTATTCACTACAAACGTGACGATAACAATTATGAAAACTTCGGTGCATGGCTTTGGAACGATGTAGCTTCCCCTTCTGGCAACTGGCCTTTAGGAGCAACTCGCTTTGAAAAGACTGACAGCTATGGCGCATATATTGATGTAGAGCTTAAAGAAGGAGCAAAGAACATCGGCTTCCTCGTCATGGATGTAACGAAAGGTGATGCTGGGAAAGACGGCGGAGACAAAGGCTTTACCATCACATCACCTGAAATCAATGAAATTTTTATCAAGCAAGGCGATGACAAGGTATACACTTACGAACCAGTCAACCTTCCTGAAAACACTGTCCGCGTCCATTATGTACGTGACAATGCTGATTATGAAAACTTTGGTCTCTGGAACTGGGGCGATGTCGCTGCACCTTCTGATGGCTGGCCAACAGGAGCTGCTTCCTTCTCTGGCACAGACCGTTATGGTGCGTACGTTGATATCAAGCTAAAAGAAAACGCAAAGACAATAGGTATGATCACTCTCAATAAGACCAACGGAGACAAAGATGGCGGCGACAAGTCATTCAACCTGCTAGACAGATATAACCATGTCTGGGTAAAACAAGGCGATGACAATGTTTACGTTTCTCCTTACTGGGAACAGGCTACAGGCCTGACATCTGCTGAAGTGATTTCCGAGGACACGATTTTACTGAGCTTTACCATGACTGACGGCTTAACAGCTGAAGACCTGAAATCGAAACTGGAGATTAAGGACGCAGACGGTACATCTGTTGAGATTGAAAGTGTGAAGATTGCAGGAGACAAAAAAGTAGAAGTAAAAGCTCAATTTGATTTAGAAAAGCTTCCTTTGTCCATCACGTATTCGGGCAGAACCGTTTCTGCTTCATCTGGCTGGAGAATGCTTGATGAAATGTTCGCTTACGAAGGTAACGACCTTGGTGCCACTTATAAAAATGGAGCAGCTACAGTAAAGCTTTGGGCTCCGAAAGCAAGCAAGGTTGTGGCAAACTTCTTCAATAAAGATAATGCAGCAGAGCAAATTGGCAGCATTGAATTAACAAAGGGTGAAAAAGGTGTCTGGTTTGCGAACATTGAACCTGGCGACCTGGATGTAACCGATCTTAAGGGTTATTTTTACCAGTATGAAGTGACAAATGATGGAGTGACAAAAAAGGTTCTTGATCCTTACGCAAAATCGATGGCAGCGTTCACTGTGAATACGAAGGGTGAAGCTGGTCCGGATGGCGACACCGTTGGTAAAGCGGCGATTGTTGACATGAGCGGAACAGACCCTGAAGATTTCGACCATGCAAAAATCAAAGGCTATGAAAAGCGTGAAGACGCAGTAATCTATGAAGTACACGTACGTGACTTCACATCTGACCCTTCAATCGAAGGTGAACTGAACGCTAGATGGGGTTCTTACAATGCCTTCGTCGACAAGCTGGATTATATTAAAAAGCTTGGCGTAACACATGTTCAGTTACTTCCTGTCATGGCTTGGTATTATGGCGATGAGACGAAGATGGGCCAAAGAGAACTGGATTACTCTGCTGGCGGCAACGAATACAACTGGGGCTATGACCCACACAGCTACTTCTCGCCGGATGGCGCATATTCAGAGGATGCAACAGATCCTGAATTACGCGTAAAAGAATTGAAAATGATGATTGATGCAATCCATGACGCTGGAATGGGTGTCGTGCTTGACGTTGTTTATACTCATATGGCACAAGCGAGCCAGCTGAATGATATCGTTCCAAACTACTATGCGTTCCAGGATGCTCAGGGCAACTTCCTTGGCGGCTTCGGAAACAACCTGGCAACAAGCCACAAAATGGCTGAAAAGCTGATGGTAGATTCAGTGAAATACTGGTTTGAAGAATACAAGATTGATGGAATGCGTTTTGATATGATGGGTGACGCAACCTATCCTGCAGTACAGAACGCATATGATGCAGCTGCATCTGTAAATCCTGATGCATTGTTCATCGGTGAAGGCTGGAGAACATTTGCTGGCCACATCGCCGAACCTGAACTAGCTGGCATGGGTGCTGACCAGGATTGGATGGATAAAACAGATGATGTCGGTGTGTTCTCTGATGAAATCCGCAACGAATTGAAATCAGGCTTCGGTTCTGAAGGTGAGCCTCGATTCCTGACTGGCGGTCCACGAGATATCAACACAATCTTCAACAATATCAAAGGTCAGCCTGGTAACACAGCTGACGACGATCCAGGCGATATGGTCCAATACATCGCGGCACACGATAACCTCCCGCTGTACGATGTTATTGCCCAATCGATTAAGAAGGATCCTGCCAAACCTGAGATCAATCTTGAGATTCACAAGCGCATTAGACTTGGTAACTCTTTGATCCTGACTTCACAGGGTACTGCTTTCCTACACGCAGGCCAGGAATATGGAAGAACGAAGCAATGGAAAGCCGACGGAGTTCCAGAGCAAAAATACCACGAATTGAAGGATGAGCAAGGGAACCCATTTGGTTACTTCATCCACGATTCATATGATTCATCTGATGCAATCAACATGTTTGACTGGCAAAAAGCAACAAACAAGAAGGAATACTCAGTCAACACGACAACACAAGCCTATACTCAAGGCCTGATTGAGCTAAGAAAGTCAACGAATGCTTTCCGCCTTGGCGAAATGGAACTCGTTGACCAGAATGTAAGCTTGCTTGACCTGCCTGAAATCAAGGATACAGATTTAGTCATCGCATACGAAAACGTATCAACAGATAACACTGGCACGTATTATGTATTCGTAAACGCTGATACAAAAGCTCGTACCTTGACATTAAGCGACCTTGACTTCTCAAAAGCTAAGGTGCTTGTCGATAACGACGAAGCGGGGAAAACACCTGTTTCCAAGCCAACAGGCTTTAAGCTATCAAATGGCAAGTTAACTCTTGATCCATTAACAACAGTAGTCATCAAAGTTGACGAAAAAGGAAAGAAAAAGGGACAGAAAAAATAA